A stretch of Faecalibacterium duncaniae DNA encodes these proteins:
- a CDS encoding GLUG motif-containing protein, giving the protein MRRIQTGVIAVCLAAALLSGCAGSSAQSTASSTAASSAAASSISTTAVSANYDGGSGTQEDPYQINSVDSLLTFASNVNDGSQGGYAGVSFKLTSDLDLSGVEWAPIGNMNDMETHSTLFLGSFDGDGHTISNLNYTSDVYNCGAGLFGVSCGEVKNLTLENATVTVTEGTSMAIGGVVGYNMGSVDNVTLKGDSTITGNNCVGGIVGGNNNSITNCTVEGATVVVIGDNHFNDQIIQADVAECGGLVVGGSFGGSIDSCTASGTVKATGNEPVGLGGIGGCLEMMDTITNCTADVTIESENGGHAIGGLCGYAGTHSNPDICLETEGFSTKNYPSVIDNCNVTVNIKANGATHVGGLVGTGLYYYGEETVFKITNCSVKGSIDGAVTPGTVAGRAEGSTIESCTADVTIDENAGTEQVGTTTQMYESADQ; this is encoded by the coding sequence ATGAGACGAATTCAAACCGGCGTGATTGCCGTATGCCTCGCCGCCGCTCTCCTGTCAGGCTGTGCAGGTTCTTCCGCCCAGAGTACCGCAAGCAGCACTGCCGCAAGTTCTGCGGCAGCTTCTTCCATCAGCACCACTGCTGTTTCCGCCAACTATGACGGTGGTTCCGGCACGCAGGAAGACCCCTACCAGATCAACAGCGTAGATTCCCTGCTGACCTTTGCTTCCAACGTCAACGATGGCTCGCAGGGCGGCTATGCCGGTGTTTCCTTCAAGCTGACCAGTGATCTGGACCTGTCTGGCGTCGAGTGGGCTCCCATCGGCAACATGAACGACATGGAAACACACTCCACCCTGTTCCTCGGCTCCTTTGATGGCGACGGCCATACCATTTCCAACCTGAACTATACTTCGGATGTTTACAACTGCGGTGCCGGTCTGTTCGGCGTAAGCTGCGGTGAGGTGAAAAATCTGACACTGGAAAATGCCACGGTCACAGTAACGGAAGGCACTTCCATGGCCATTGGCGGTGTTGTGGGCTACAACATGGGCTCTGTAGACAACGTCACACTGAAAGGTGATTCCACCATTACCGGCAACAACTGTGTCGGCGGCATCGTGGGCGGCAACAACAACTCCATCACCAACTGCACGGTGGAGGGCGCTACCGTGGTCGTCATCGGTGACAATCACTTTAACGATCAGATCATCCAGGCAGACGTTGCCGAGTGCGGCGGTCTGGTAGTCGGCGGCAGCTTTGGCGGCAGCATCGACAGCTGCACCGCATCCGGCACCGTAAAAGCCACCGGCAATGAGCCGGTGGGTCTGGGCGGCATCGGTGGCTGTCTGGAAATGATGGACACCATCACCAACTGCACCGCTGATGTGACCATCGAGAGCGAAAACGGCGGTCACGCCATTGGCGGTTTATGCGGCTATGCGGGCACTCATTCCAACCCGGATATCTGCCTTGAGACGGAAGGCTTCTCCACTAAAAACTATCCCTCTGTCATTGACAACTGCAATGTGACCGTGAACATCAAGGCAAACGGTGCCACCCATGTGGGCGGCCTTGTGGGTACCGGTCTGTACTACTACGGTGAGGAGACGGTTTTCAAAATCACCAACTGCTCGGTAAAGGGCAGCATTGACGGTGCCGTTACACCCGGTACCGTTGCAGGCCGCGCCGAGGGCAGCACCATTGAAAGCTGCACTGCCGATGTGACCATTGACGAGAACGCTGGTACGGAGCAGGTCGGCACAACGACCCAGATGTACGAAAGCGCAGACCAGTAA
- a CDS encoding glycoside hydrolase family 10 protein, with the protein MTQRRRNRHRKRRVGRRAFLIGLGGSVSAALTYYLLRSIPAGNNAEPAPSPQAAPNPALPSGEWRAVWVSYLEFAEMDFSSESAFRADAAALMDNCLSLGLNTVIAQVRPFGDALYRSSLFPWSHLCTGVQGQDPGFDPLDVLLTEAHARGLSLEAWVNPYRFRSSASMPPAIAESSLLNTHPEWICTVNEGAYLNPAIPEAADYVVQGVAELVQNYAVDGIHFDDYFYPTTDPSIDAAQFAASGETDLTAWRRANVTRLVKAAHDAVKAADPTLRFGVSPQGNPDNDRNEQYTDLSVWLTASGADAVVDYLCPQIYWGYGYTLSSGSTRFSFENITAEWLALPRAESTALYFGLGAYRVGVGDGGANADSVSQWCTGSALARQVTDLRSAGAGGWALYRYGSLFRSDESGLAAAERAALTALDG; encoded by the coding sequence ATGACCCAGCGGCGGCGGAACCGGCACCGCAAGCGCCGGGTTGGCCGCCGCGCCTTCCTGATCGGACTGGGCGGCTCTGTATCTGCCGCCCTGACGTATTATCTGCTGCGTTCTATCCCGGCAGGAAACAACGCGGAGCCTGCGCCATCGCCACAGGCTGCCCCCAACCCCGCCCTGCCCAGCGGCGAGTGGCGGGCGGTGTGGGTGAGCTATCTCGAATTTGCAGAGATGGACTTTTCCTCAGAAAGCGCGTTCCGGGCCGATGCCGCCGCGCTGATGGACAACTGCCTGTCCCTTGGGCTGAACACCGTCATTGCGCAGGTGCGGCCCTTCGGAGATGCGCTTTACCGGAGCAGCCTCTTCCCGTGGAGCCACCTGTGCACCGGCGTGCAGGGGCAGGACCCGGGCTTTGACCCGCTGGACGTGCTGCTGACCGAGGCCCACGCCCGGGGGCTTTCGCTGGAGGCCTGGGTCAACCCCTACCGGTTCAGGAGCTCGGCTTCCATGCCCCCTGCTATTGCAGAGAGCAGCCTGCTGAACACCCACCCGGAGTGGATCTGCACCGTGAACGAGGGGGCCTACCTGAACCCCGCCATTCCGGAGGCTGCCGACTATGTGGTGCAGGGCGTGGCAGAGCTGGTGCAGAATTACGCCGTGGACGGCATCCACTTTGACGACTACTTCTACCCCACCACCGATCCTTCCATTGATGCGGCGCAGTTTGCAGCCAGCGGAGAAACCGACCTGACCGCATGGCGGCGGGCCAACGTGACCCGGCTGGTCAAGGCTGCCCACGATGCCGTCAAGGCCGCCGACCCGACCCTGCGGTTCGGGGTCAGTCCCCAGGGCAATCCGGACAACGACCGGAACGAGCAGTACACCGATCTCTCCGTCTGGCTGACGGCCTCCGGTGCGGATGCCGTTGTGGATTACCTCTGCCCCCAGATCTACTGGGGCTACGGCTATACCCTCTCCTCCGGCAGCACCCGCTTTTCCTTTGAGAACATCACTGCCGAGTGGCTGGCCCTGCCCCGGGCAGAGAGCACGGCCCTCTATTTCGGGCTGGGAGCCTACCGGGTCGGTGTGGGAGACGGTGGAGCCAACGCCGACAGCGTCAGTCAGTGGTGCACCGGCAGCGCGCTGGCCCGGCAGGTGACCGACCTGCGCAGCGCCGGTGCCGGGGGCTGGGCGCTCTACCGCTATGGCTCCCTGTTCCGCTCCGACGAAAGCGGCCTTGCCGCCGCCGAACGTGCCGCTCTGACGGCATTGGACGGCTAA
- a CDS encoding DMT family transporter produces the protein MNTQTKHSLMLMLCAFIWGTAFVAQSAGSGMGAYSFLAGRSWLAVLVLLPTVRAFDALHRRHGAAYGWPKAPADRRHLLAAGFCCGTLLFAASAAQQIGITLNPSTAKAGFLTAMYVVLVPVFGLFLGRRGSARLWLSMVIAVGGLYLLCMKNGFGGIEASDWILLSCAVLFSFQIMTVDHFAPQVDGVRLSLLQFFVVAVESTAAALLFENPTLAEFGANWLPLAYCGVMSSGVAYTLQILGQRDVNPAIASLIMCLESVFSALGGWLLLHQSLSMREVFGCTLIFAAVVLAQLPVEDWLKCRSASRK, from the coding sequence ATGAACACACAAACAAAACACTCTCTCATGCTGATGCTCTGCGCCTTTATCTGGGGCACGGCGTTCGTGGCCCAGAGCGCAGGCTCCGGCATGGGGGCTTATTCCTTTCTGGCCGGGCGCAGCTGGCTGGCGGTGCTGGTGCTGCTGCCCACCGTCCGCGCCTTTGATGCCCTCCACCGCAGGCACGGCGCAGCCTATGGCTGGCCCAAAGCCCCTGCCGACCGCAGACATCTGCTGGCGGCGGGGTTTTGCTGCGGCACCCTGCTGTTTGCGGCCTCCGCTGCCCAGCAGATCGGCATCACGCTCAACCCTTCCACGGCCAAGGCCGGTTTCCTGACCGCCATGTATGTGGTGCTGGTGCCGGTATTCGGGCTGTTTCTGGGGCGGCGGGGCAGTGCCCGGCTCTGGCTGAGCATGGTCATCGCCGTGGGCGGGCTCTATCTGCTCTGCATGAAAAACGGCTTTGGCGGCATTGAAGCCAGCGATTGGATCCTGCTTTCCTGCGCCGTGCTGTTCAGCTTTCAGATCATGACGGTGGACCACTTTGCCCCGCAGGTGGACGGTGTCCGCCTGAGCCTGCTGCAGTTCTTTGTGGTGGCCGTAGAGAGCACTGCTGCCGCCTTGCTGTTCGAGAATCCCACCCTGGCCGAGTTCGGGGCCAACTGGCTCCCGCTGGCCTACTGCGGCGTGATGTCCAGCGGCGTGGCCTACACCCTGCAGATCCTGGGCCAGCGGGACGTAAACCCCGCCATTGCAAGCCTCATCATGTGTCTGGAGAGCGTATTCAGCGCGCTGGGCGGCTGGCTGCTGCTCCACCAGAGCCTTTCCATGCGGGAGGTCTTTGGCTGCACCCTCATCTTTGCAGCGGTGGTTCTGGCCCAGCTGCCCGTGGAGGACTGGCTGAAATGCCGCAGCGCAAGCCGGAAGTGA
- a CDS encoding M48 family metallopeptidase translates to MPQRKPEVTQRTAAGIPYELTRKKVKRLNLHIRRDGTVAVSIPWSYTVGFADAFVTEQAQWIREAVSRQLRRNARNDQPLPSQAEALACFTAMSDKVYPAFAGVLGGQKPTIRVRAMTSRWGVCYMKRRQITFSLQLYNMPPAAQIYVVVHEYCHFLQPNHSPAFWAEVEKLLPDWKERRALLK, encoded by the coding sequence ATGCCGCAGCGCAAGCCGGAAGTGACCCAGCGCACCGCCGCAGGCATTCCCTATGAGCTGACCCGCAAAAAGGTCAAGCGGCTCAACCTGCACATCCGGCGGGACGGCACTGTGGCCGTGAGCATCCCGTGGTCCTACACGGTGGGCTTTGCCGATGCCTTTGTGACAGAGCAGGCCCAGTGGATCCGGGAGGCGGTCTCCCGCCAGCTGCGGCGAAACGCCCGGAATGACCAGCCCCTGCCTTCCCAGGCGGAGGCCCTGGCCTGTTTTACCGCCATGAGCGATAAGGTCTACCCTGCCTTTGCCGGGGTGCTGGGCGGGCAGAAGCCCACCATCAGGGTGCGGGCCATGACCAGCAGGTGGGGCGTGTGCTACATGAAACGGCGGCAGATCACCTTTTCATTGCAGCTCTACAATATGCCGCCCGCCGCGCAGATCTATGTGGTGGTGCACGAGTACTGCCACTTCCTGCAGCCCAACCACAGCCCGGCCTTCTGGGCCGAGGTGGAAAAGCTGCTGCCGGACTGGAAAGAACGGCGGGCTTTATTGAAATAA
- a CDS encoding lipopolysaccharide biosynthesis protein, which produces MESEKKTSGGDKYSKLAGNTIIFAISSFSSKLLTLLVQPFLTYAMAEISDLGLAKILSQYANLLIPFVSMGMSNAIIRFGLDKGNSEKQVFTNGLLTILGGFGILILCWPVAQFLPDMAQYGFLIYIYVLMSCLRTLCTQFVRSRQWNKLVAVDGILCTFATLMFYVLYLVGFHWGANGYLLAIISGDLVSVLFLCITGRLWNYVELKGLNRDLWQQMLRFSLPMIPAQISFWVINASDLFFVREMCGGLDGHSGDAWSGLLSTGYFLPTILTTLGLIFYDAWQLSAVTEEEGRARFFTKIFRTYSSVLFCCAAGIIWLCRPVMHVMKSNYYYAWHFVPFLTLASTCSCFNQFLNSAYVVNKKSTHSLWTMLAGAVSNCIMNYFFIKWWGPIGATVASFFGLGIVFVLRALDAHNMIGMSIHPGRVAVNFGVLAGEALLLLAEPPLYGLWTGLLTAAIILFNFAGVWAMARMLLPKLLGRRGRVLVSAVDNWIKK; this is translated from the coding sequence TTGGAAAGTGAAAAAAAAACCTCCGGCGGCGACAAATATTCAAAGCTGGCCGGAAACACCATTATCTTTGCCATTTCGAGCTTTTCGTCTAAGCTGCTGACCCTTTTGGTGCAGCCGTTCCTGACCTACGCCATGGCCGAGATCTCCGATCTGGGTCTGGCGAAGATCCTGAGCCAGTATGCAAACCTGCTCATCCCCTTTGTCTCGATGGGCATGTCCAACGCCATCATCCGCTTTGGCCTGGACAAGGGCAACAGCGAAAAGCAGGTGTTCACCAACGGCCTGCTGACCATTCTGGGGGGCTTCGGCATCCTGATCCTCTGCTGGCCTGTGGCGCAGTTCCTGCCCGATATGGCGCAGTACGGCTTCCTCATCTACATCTACGTCCTGATGAGCTGCCTGCGCACCCTCTGCACCCAGTTCGTGCGCAGCCGCCAGTGGAACAAGCTGGTGGCCGTGGACGGCATCCTGTGCACCTTTGCCACCTTGATGTTCTATGTGCTCTACCTTGTGGGCTTCCACTGGGGGGCCAACGGCTACCTGCTGGCCATCATCAGCGGTGACCTGGTCAGCGTGCTCTTCCTCTGCATCACCGGCAGGCTGTGGAACTATGTGGAGCTCAAGGGCCTGAACCGGGATCTCTGGCAGCAGATGCTCCGCTTTTCCCTGCCCATGATCCCAGCCCAGATCAGCTTCTGGGTCATCAACGCATCGGACCTGTTCTTCGTGCGCGAGATGTGCGGCGGGCTGGACGGCCACAGCGGTGACGCTTGGAGCGGCCTGCTTTCCACCGGCTACTTCCTGCCCACCATCCTGACCACGCTGGGCCTGATCTTCTACGATGCCTGGCAGCTCTCCGCCGTGACCGAGGAGGAGGGCCGCGCCCGGTTCTTTACCAAGATCTTCCGCACCTATTCTTCGGTGCTGTTCTGCTGTGCGGCGGGCATCATCTGGCTCTGCCGCCCGGTCATGCACGTGATGAAGTCCAACTACTACTACGCCTGGCACTTTGTGCCCTTCCTGACGCTGGCTTCCACCTGCAGCTGCTTCAACCAGTTCCTCAACAGCGCATACGTTGTCAACAAAAAGTCCACCCACAGCCTGTGGACCATGCTGGCCGGTGCCGTGAGCAACTGCATTATGAACTACTTCTTCATCAAGTGGTGGGGGCCCATCGGCGCAACGGTGGCTTCCTTCTTCGGTCTGGGCATCGTGTTCGTGCTGCGCGCGCTGGATGCCCACAACATGATCGGTATGTCCATCCACCCGGGCCGGGTGGCGGTGAACTTCGGCGTGCTGGCGGGCGAGGCCCTGCTCCTGCTGGCCGAGCCTCCGCTCTACGGCCTGTGGACAGGCCTCCTGACCGCCGCCATCATCCTGTTCAACTTTGCAGGTGTCTGGGCCATGGCCCGGATGCTCCTGCCCAAGCTCCTGGGCCGCCGGGGCAGGGTTCTGGTGAGCGCAGTGGACAACTGGATCAAGAAGTAA
- a CDS encoding homocysteine S-methyltransferase family protein translates to MQANELFDRPNTILLDGGMGTMLQAAGLKLGARPEELNITDPALIESIHARYAAAGSRIINANTFGASAHKLAGSEYTLEEIIAAGIANCKRACAPYGALAALDVGPLGELLEPNGTLAFEDAVAEYGRIVRAGVAAGADLVFLETFTDLYELKAALLAVKENSSLPVLASMSFEAGGRTFTGCTVESFAATARGLGADAVGINCSLGPKEIFPMAKRLTEALPGSFPVFVKPNAGLPRADGSGYDITPQLYAMQMKPYRELGLFAAGGCCGTTPEFIQLLNGVFADCRPGRPDHPMKSVVCSPMDCVDVDGITVVGERINPTGKKRFQQALREGDMNYVLEQAVSQTEAGAQILDVNVGAPGVDEPALMEQVVKALQSVVSLPLQLDSSHAEALERGLRVYNGKPIVNSVNGEEEKLNTILPLCKKYGAAVVGLAIDERGILPKAEDRVAIARRIRDAALAAGIPQEDIYIDCLTLTASAQQEDVLATVQALHACKEELGVRTILGVSNISFGLPCRSYLNTTFLTMAMYAGLDLAIMNPSSEEMMAAVYAYNVLTNRDKQSTKYIERYANRVPASAALVQAVQNAQTAPAAGETPEAAGPYAPLMKAVEKGLKGEAAARTRALLEEKEPLELVDEALIPALDIVGAKYEKGTLFLPQLLQAATAAQGAFEEIKTAIAQKGEGSASKGRIVIATVKGDVHDIGKNIVRVILENYGFEVIDLGRDVPVETVVNTVREKDVHLVGLSALMTTTLKSMEETIRALHDAKLDCKIMVGGAVLTPEYAKKIGADWYAKDAKQSADIAKEFFGV, encoded by the coding sequence GTGCAAGCGAATGAACTGTTTGACCGGCCCAATACCATCCTGCTGGATGGCGGCATGGGCACCATGCTGCAGGCAGCGGGCCTGAAACTGGGGGCCCGCCCCGAGGAGCTGAATATCACCGACCCGGCGCTCATCGAGAGCATCCATGCCCGGTACGCCGCCGCAGGCAGCCGCATCATCAATGCCAATACCTTTGGCGCTTCCGCCCACAAGCTGGCAGGCAGCGAGTACACGCTGGAGGAGATCATTGCGGCGGGCATTGCCAACTGCAAGCGGGCCTGTGCCCCTTACGGCGCACTGGCCGCACTGGATGTGGGCCCCCTGGGGGAGCTGCTGGAACCCAACGGCACCCTTGCGTTTGAGGATGCCGTGGCAGAGTATGGCCGCATCGTCCGGGCAGGCGTGGCCGCCGGGGCTGACCTCGTGTTCCTTGAGACCTTTACCGATCTGTATGAGCTGAAGGCCGCCCTGCTGGCCGTCAAGGAGAACAGCAGCCTGCCCGTGCTGGCCAGCATGAGCTTTGAAGCAGGCGGCCGCACCTTTACCGGCTGCACGGTCGAGAGCTTTGCCGCCACCGCCCGTGGTTTGGGGGCCGATGCCGTGGGCATCAACTGCTCTCTTGGCCCCAAGGAGATCTTCCCCATGGCAAAGCGGCTGACCGAAGCCCTGCCCGGCAGCTTCCCGGTGTTCGTCAAGCCCAACGCGGGCCTGCCCCGTGCCGATGGCTCTGGCTACGATATCACCCCGCAGCTCTACGCCATGCAGATGAAGCCCTACCGGGAACTGGGCCTGTTTGCTGCAGGCGGCTGCTGCGGCACCACCCCGGAGTTCATCCAGCTGCTGAACGGCGTGTTTGCCGATTGCAGGCCGGGCCGCCCTGACCACCCCATGAAGTCGGTGGTGTGCAGCCCCATGGACTGCGTGGATGTGGACGGCATCACGGTGGTGGGTGAGCGCATCAATCCCACCGGCAAAAAGCGGTTCCAGCAGGCCCTGCGGGAAGGGGATATGAACTATGTGCTGGAACAGGCCGTGAGCCAGACCGAGGCCGGGGCCCAGATCCTGGATGTGAACGTGGGTGCGCCCGGTGTGGATGAGCCTGCCCTGATGGAGCAGGTGGTCAAGGCGCTGCAGAGCGTGGTCAGCCTGCCGTTGCAGCTGGATTCCTCCCATGCCGAGGCGCTGGAACGGGGCCTGCGGGTCTACAACGGCAAGCCCATCGTCAACTCGGTGAACGGCGAGGAGGAAAAGCTGAACACCATCCTGCCCCTGTGCAAAAAGTACGGCGCGGCGGTGGTCGGCCTTGCCATTGACGAGCGGGGCATCCTGCCCAAAGCCGAGGACCGCGTGGCCATTGCCCGCCGCATCCGGGACGCGGCACTGGCGGCAGGCATCCCGCAGGAGGACATCTATATCGACTGCCTGACCCTGACGGCCAGCGCCCAGCAGGAGGATGTGCTTGCCACGGTGCAGGCCCTTCACGCCTGCAAGGAGGAGCTGGGGGTGCGCACCATTCTGGGCGTGTCTAACATCAGCTTCGGCCTGCCCTGCCGCTCCTACCTGAACACCACCTTCCTCACCATGGCCATGTATGCCGGGCTTGACCTTGCCATTATGAACCCCTCCAGCGAGGAGATGATGGCGGCGGTCTATGCTTACAACGTTCTGACCAACCGGGACAAGCAGAGCACGAAGTACATTGAGCGGTATGCCAACCGGGTGCCCGCTTCTGCCGCACTGGTGCAGGCCGTGCAGAATGCCCAGACCGCCCCGGCAGCAGGCGAAACACCGGAGGCCGCCGGCCCCTATGCCCCCTTGATGAAGGCGGTGGAAAAGGGTCTGAAGGGCGAGGCAGCTGCCCGCACCCGGGCGCTGCTGGAGGAAAAGGAGCCGCTGGAGCTGGTGGACGAAGCCCTCATTCCGGCGCTGGATATCGTGGGCGCAAAGTATGAAAAGGGCACCCTCTTCCTGCCGCAGCTGCTGCAGGCGGCCACCGCCGCGCAGGGGGCTTTTGAGGAGATCAAGACCGCCATTGCCCAAAAGGGCGAGGGCAGCGCCAGCAAGGGACGCATCGTCATTGCCACCGTCAAGGGAGATGTCCACGACATCGGCAAGAACATCGTCCGGGTTATCCTGGAGAATTATGGCTTTGAGGTCATCGACCTGGGCCGTGACGTGCCGGTGGAAACGGTCGTGAATACCGTCCGGGAGAAGGATGTGCATCTGGTGGGGCTTTCCGCTCTGATGACCACCACCCTCAAGAGCATGGAGGAGACCATCCGGGCCCTGCACGATGCCAAGCTGGACTGTAAGATCATGGTGGGCGGCGCTGTGCTGACCCCCGAATATGCAAAAAAGATCGGTGCCGACTGGTACGCCAAGGATGCCAAGCAGAGTGCCGATATTGCCAAGGAGTTCTTTGGCGTATAA
- a CDS encoding vitamin B12 dependent-methionine synthase activation domain-containing protein, with translation MSIGPSMPLRLEKPEGIDLAQAARYFGARGGADAATQALLEKCAVPLLAAATPRAVWLEADPDSLTAAGILAGEDVAKHLEGCTAALLLAVTLGPGVDVQIRRAGVGDIAAGVASDALGSALAEQAAEAAEAELRQWAARQGKYLTGRYSPGYGDWPLAVQPLLAAALDTARRAGLCVTENNLMTPRKSITAILGVSDHPVRGHLAGCGHCVLRTRCEYRKRGITCASE, from the coding sequence ATGAGCATTGGGCCAAGTATGCCGCTGCGGCTGGAAAAGCCGGAGGGCATCGACCTTGCACAGGCGGCGCGGTACTTCGGGGCCCGGGGCGGCGCGGACGCGGCCACCCAGGCATTGCTGGAAAAATGCGCCGTGCCGCTGCTGGCGGCAGCCACGCCCCGGGCAGTCTGGCTGGAGGCCGACCCCGACAGCCTGACAGCGGCGGGCATTCTGGCGGGGGAAGATGTGGCAAAGCATCTGGAAGGCTGCACCGCCGCCCTGCTGCTGGCTGTAACGCTTGGCCCCGGTGTGGATGTCCAGATCCGCCGGGCCGGTGTAGGCGATATCGCCGCCGGTGTGGCATCGGATGCGCTGGGCTCTGCGCTGGCCGAACAGGCTGCGGAGGCCGCTGAGGCTGAGCTGCGCCAGTGGGCCGCCCGGCAGGGCAAGTATCTGACGGGGCGCTATTCCCCGGGCTACGGGGACTGGCCCCTTGCCGTGCAGCCGCTGTTGGCGGCAGCGCTGGACACCGCCCGCCGCGCCGGGCTCTGTGTCACGGAAAACAACCTGATGACCCCCCGCAAGAGCATCACGGCCATTCTGGGGGTCAGCGATCACCCGGTCCGGGGTCATCTGGCGGGGTGCGGGCACTGCGTGCTCCGCACCCGGTGCGAATATAGAAAGAGGGGGATCACCTGTGCAAGCGAATGA
- a CDS encoding type II toxin-antitoxin system RelB/DinJ family antitoxin, with protein sequence MANTAAVYARIDTNLKESAEDILAQLGITPSSAIQMLYRQIVLTRGLPLDLHLPPATPTAVGGMSRTELDTELQKGVASLQNGKSFSADEVDAALYQEFGI encoded by the coding sequence ATGGCTAACACCGCCGCCGTCTATGCCCGCATTGATACCAACCTGAAAGAAAGCGCCGAGGATATCCTTGCTCAACTGGGCATTACCCCATCCAGCGCCATCCAGATGCTTTACCGCCAGATCGTCCTGACCCGGGGGCTCCCGCTCGATCTGCATCTTCCCCCTGCCACCCCCACTGCTGTGGGCGGCATGAGCCGTACCGAGTTGGATACCGAGCTGCAAAAGGGAGTCGCCTCTCTGCAAAATGGCAAAAGTTTTTCTGCCGATGAAGTCGATGCCGCATTGTATCAGGAGTTTGGAATATGA
- a CDS encoding type II toxin-antitoxin system RelE/ParE family toxin: MSSVYTVRYAPQALDDLRDLYSYVAFSLKEPATAQKLVNRIRKAARSLDALPGRYPVVDWEPWQSMGMHRFTVENFLLFYLIDQSTRTVTLVRIVYGGRNLQNLAK; the protein is encoded by the coding sequence ATGAGTAGCGTTTATACGGTCCGCTACGCACCGCAGGCGTTGGACGACCTGCGGGATCTCTACTCCTATGTCGCATTTTCGCTCAAAGAGCCAGCTACCGCCCAAAAACTGGTCAACCGCATCCGCAAGGCTGCTCGCTCACTGGATGCCCTGCCCGGGCGATACCCTGTTGTGGACTGGGAACCGTGGCAGAGCATGGGGATGCACAGGTTTACCGTGGAGAATTTTCTGTTGTTCTACCTGATCGATCAAAGCACCCGTACCGTAACTCTCGTTCGTATTGTTTATGGTGGGCGGAATCTTCAAAACCTCGCAAAATAG
- a CDS encoding O-acetylhomoserine aminocarboxypropyltransferase/cysteine synthase family protein has protein sequence MSNYKFETLQLHVGQEQADPATDSRAVPIYQTTSYVFRNSQHAADRFGLADAGNIYGRLTNSTQDVFEKRIAALEGGVAALATASGAAAITYTIEALAQAGDHIVAQKTIYGGSYNLLEHTLTQFGVTTTFVNAHDLAEVENAIQPNTKAVYLETLGNPNSDIPDIDAIAAIAHKHGLPLVIDNTFGTPYLIRPIEHGADIVVHSATKFIGGHGTTLGGIIVDSGKFDWKASGKFGNIADPNPSYHGVSFADAAGPAAFVTYIRAILLRDTGATISPFNAFLLLQGTETLSLRIERHVENTKKVVEFLANHPQVEKVNHPSLPDHPDHALYEKYFPNGGASIFTFNIKGGREEAFKFIDNLKIFSLLANVADVKSLVIHPASTTHSQLNDQELAEQQIYQNTIRLSIGTEHIDDIIADLEAGFAAVRGE, from the coding sequence ATGTCTAACTATAAATTTGAGACCCTGCAGCTTCACGTTGGCCAGGAGCAGGCCGATCCCGCAACCGATTCCCGCGCCGTGCCCATCTACCAGACCACTTCCTATGTGTTCCGCAACAGCCAGCACGCCGCTGACCGTTTCGGTCTGGCCGATGCGGGCAACATCTACGGCCGCCTGACCAACTCCACGCAGGATGTGTTCGAGAAGCGCATCGCTGCTCTGGAGGGCGGCGTGGCTGCTCTGGCCACCGCTTCCGGCGCTGCCGCCATCACCTACACCATCGAGGCGCTGGCACAGGCCGGTGACCACATCGTGGCACAAAAGACCATCTACGGCGGCAGCTACAACCTGCTGGAGCACACCCTGACCCAGTTCGGCGTGACCACCACCTTTGTCAATGCTCACGATCTGGCCGAGGTGGAGAACGCCATTCAGCCCAACACCAAGGCCGTCTATCTGGAGACACTGGGCAACCCCAACAGCGATATCCCCGACATTGATGCCATCGCCGCCATTGCCCACAAGCACGGTCTGCCGCTGGTCATCGACAACACCTTCGGCACCCCGTACCTGATCCGCCCCATCGAGCACGGCGCAGACATCGTGGTCCACTCCGCCACCAAGTTCATCGGCGGCCACGGCACCACCCTGGGCGGCATCATCGTGGACAGCGGCAAGTTTGACTGGAAGGCCAGCGGCAAGTTCGGCAATATCGCTGATCCCAACCCCAGCTATCACGGTGTTTCCTTCGCCGATGCCGCAGGCCCTGCTGCCTTCGTCACCTACATCCGCGCCATCCTGCTGCGCGATACCGGTGCCACCATCTCCCCGTTCAATGCATTCCTGCTGCTGCAGGGCACCGAGACCCTGAGCCTGCGCATCGAGCGCCATGTGGAGAACACCAAGAAGGTGGTCGAATTCCTGGCAAACCATCCTCAGGTGGAGAAGGTCAACCACCCCTCTCTGCCCGATCACCCGGATCACGCCCTGTACGAGAAGTATTTCCCCAACGGCGGCGCATCCATCTTCACCTTCAACATCAAGGGCGGCCGCGAAGAAGCCTTCAAGTTCATTGACAACCTGAAGATCTTCTCCCTGCTGGCAAACGTTGCAGACGTAAAGAGCCTGGTCATCCACCCGGCCTCCACCACCCACAGCCAGCTGAACGATCAGGAGCTGGCCGAGCAGCAGATCTATCAGAACACCATCCGCCTGTCCATCGGTACCGAGCACATCGATGACATCATCGCCGATCTGGAAGCTGGCTTCGCAGCCGTCCGCGGCGAGTAA